In Solanum pennellii chromosome 3, SPENNV200, a single window of DNA contains:
- the LOC107012484 gene encoding methyltransferase-like protein 2 isoform X1: MHAAGAPPVTVSPAKWQGISSPRVSRRDLSIRFKTSFYSQSVNHHYSRRSQQYWDKFYKLHKNKFFKDRHYLEKDWGRYFDDEIESSNGKVVLEVGCGAGNTIFPLIATFPKLYVHACDFSAKAVTLVKSHANYSSEKINVFVCDAAMGDLCANVMPFTVDVVTLIFTLSAVSPCKMASILENCKQVLKPNGHILLRDYAVGDSAQVKLHDRNQMISENFYFRGDGTCSFYFSETYASTLFQSAGFAIVDINTYCKEITNHSQNITMQRAATIDEACKAVSIYLTS, encoded by the exons ATGCATGCAGCCGGTGCTCCTCCGGTTACGGTGTCGCCGGCGAAGTGGCAAGGTATTTCGTCGCCACGTGTAAGCCGGAGAGATTTGAGTATTCGATTTAAGACTTCATTTTACAGTCAGAGTGTAAACCACCATTACAGCAGAAGGTCTCAACAGTACTGGGATAAGTTCTACAAGCTCCACAAAAACAAG TTTTTCAAGGACCGACACTACTTAGAGAAGGATTGGGGAAgatattttgatgatgaaattgaatcTTCCAATGGGAAGGTTGTTCTAGAG GTGGGCTGTGGAGCGGGGAATACGATTTTTCCTCTCATAGCTACGTTTCCGAAGCTCTATGTTCACGCCTGTGATTTCTCAGCTAAAGCAGTAACCCTCGTTAAG TCGCATGCAAATTACAGTTCAGAAAAGATTAATGTCTTTGTCTGTGATGCTGCAATGGGTGATCTCTGTGCTAATGTCATGCCTTTTACCGTTGATGTTGTAACCTTG ATATTTACATTGTCTGCAGTTTCACCATGCAAGATGGCTTCAATTCTGGAGAACTGTAAGCAAGTACTAAAG CCAAATGGTCACATTCTTTTACGAGATTATGCAGTTGGTGATTCTGCTCAG GTGAAACTGCATGACAGAAACCAGATGATTAGTGAGAACTTTTACTTTCGAGGAGATGGAACT TGTTCGTTTTACTTTTCCGAGACTTACGCGTCAACCTTGTTTCAAAGTGCTGGTTTTGCAATTGTGGATATTAACACATACTGCAAGGAAATTACGAACCATTCTCAGAATATTACCATGCAGAG AGCAGCCACCATTGACGAGGCTTGTAAAGCTGTGAGTATATACTTGACAAGCTAG
- the LOC107012484 gene encoding methyltransferase-like protein 2 isoform X2 has product MHAAGAPPVTVSPAKWQGISSPRVSRRDLSIRFKTSFYSQSVNHHYSRRSQQYWDKFYKLHKNKFFKDRHYLEKDWGRYFDDEIESSNGKVVLEVGCGAGNTIFPLIATFPKLYVHACDFSAKAVTLVKSHANYSSEKINVFVCDAAMGDLCANVMPFTVDVVTLIFTLSAVSPCKMASILENCKQVLKPNGHILLRDYAVGDSAQVKLHDRNQMISENFYFRGDGTCSFYFSETYASTLFQSAGFAIVDINTYCKEITNHSQNITMQRRWIRGIFGRS; this is encoded by the exons ATGCATGCAGCCGGTGCTCCTCCGGTTACGGTGTCGCCGGCGAAGTGGCAAGGTATTTCGTCGCCACGTGTAAGCCGGAGAGATTTGAGTATTCGATTTAAGACTTCATTTTACAGTCAGAGTGTAAACCACCATTACAGCAGAAGGTCTCAACAGTACTGGGATAAGTTCTACAAGCTCCACAAAAACAAG TTTTTCAAGGACCGACACTACTTAGAGAAGGATTGGGGAAgatattttgatgatgaaattgaatcTTCCAATGGGAAGGTTGTTCTAGAG GTGGGCTGTGGAGCGGGGAATACGATTTTTCCTCTCATAGCTACGTTTCCGAAGCTCTATGTTCACGCCTGTGATTTCTCAGCTAAAGCAGTAACCCTCGTTAAG TCGCATGCAAATTACAGTTCAGAAAAGATTAATGTCTTTGTCTGTGATGCTGCAATGGGTGATCTCTGTGCTAATGTCATGCCTTTTACCGTTGATGTTGTAACCTTG ATATTTACATTGTCTGCAGTTTCACCATGCAAGATGGCTTCAATTCTGGAGAACTGTAAGCAAGTACTAAAG CCAAATGGTCACATTCTTTTACGAGATTATGCAGTTGGTGATTCTGCTCAG GTGAAACTGCATGACAGAAACCAGATGATTAGTGAGAACTTTTACTTTCGAGGAGATGGAACT TGTTCGTTTTACTTTTCCGAGACTTACGCGTCAACCTTGTTTCAAAGTGCTGGTTTTGCAATTGTGGATATTAACACATACTGCAAGGAAATTACGAACCATTCTCAGAATATTACCATGCAGAG GCGCTGGATACGTGGCATATTTGGTCGTTCATGA